In one Poecilia reticulata strain Guanapo linkage group LG8, Guppy_female_1.0+MT, whole genome shotgun sequence genomic region, the following are encoded:
- the wbp11 gene encoding WW domain-binding protein 11 → MGRRSTSSTKSGKFMNPTDQARKEARKRELKKNKKQRMMVRAAVLKMKDPRQIIRDMEKLDEMEFNPVQQPLLNEKVLRDKRKKLRETFERIVHLYERENPETYKELRKLELEYETKRGQLALYFDSVKNAESVEVDSIPLPDMPHAPSNIHIQDIPLPRAQPPSILKKTSAFGKPTTGPGLASVPSLPRLPPGKKPPGPPPGPPPPQVLALYGIPSRQIYSAETDLSIPGLDRDSAGDLGRDRDSGSDSDRDRDDADDDSDSEEDSEEDGDEGADGDRDEDRSERHAGRSVRFADLAADESRDGKRKKKRVVKKTKAITPLQAMMLRMAGQSIPEEDEEEEVEEEYTDESDGSDTEDRGPPGDPQPHIMPNQRLPPPPGAVGQQGPPPMQGPPMTGPPPLGPPPAPPMRPPGPPSGPPPAPPPGAPPFLRPPGMPGGIRGPMPRLLPPGPPPGRPPGPPPGPPPSLPPGPPPRGPPPRLPPPGPPGIPPPPPRAGGPPRPMAPPLSMFPPPLNSNVLSAPPSILPRQKAPGSGQDGPQSSMPPPAMPMRPGVMQMPPPPGTASSHHHTATIEKRANITSAAAGGAAGAGGATISAKPQIINPKAEVTRFVPTALRVRRDTSGSMRGPSTGPLEKAGGVAAGRRGDDGMGGQWQKQQVAAPMGLVNPSQVGSVPQPSMKTKDQVYEAFMREMEGLL, encoded by the exons ATGGGGCGACGTTCCACCTCCTCCACCAAGAGTGGGAAGTTCATGAATCCCACCGACCAGGCTA GAAAGGAGGCCAGGAAGAGGGAGTTAAAAAAG AACAAGAAGCAGAGGATGATGGTGAGAGCAGCTGTGCTGAAGATGAAAGATCCCAGACAAATCATCAGAGACATGGAAAAGCTGGATGAGATGG agttcaaCCCCGTTCAGCAGCCCTTGCTGAACGAGAAGGTGCTGAGGGACAAGCGGAAGAAGTTACGTGAGACGTTTGAACGCATCGTCCATCTGTACGAGAGGGAGAACCCTGAGACCTATAAGGAGCTTCGCAAACTGGAGCTGGAGTACGAGACCAAGCGAGGGCAGCTGGCTCTTTACTTCGACTCGGTCAAG AACGCAGAGTCAGTGGAAGTGGACAGCATTCCTCTACCCGACATGCCTCACGCCCCGTCCAACATCCACATCCAGGACATCCCGTTACCGAGGGCTCAGCCTCCGTCCATCCTCAAGAAGACCTCGGCTTTTGG CAAACCGACGACCGGTCCCGGACTGGCGTCAGTCCCCAGTCTCCCTCGATTACCCCCTGGGAAGAAACCACCCGGGCCCCCACCGGGGCCCCCGCCACCGCAGGTTCTGGCGCTGTACGGCATCCCGTCTCGACAAATCTACAGCGCCGAAACAG ACCTGTCCATCCCTGGGCTGGACCGGGACTCCGCCGGGGACCTGGGGCGAGACCGGGACAGCGGGAGTGACAGCGACAGGGACCGGGACGACGCGGACGACGACAGCGACTCAGAGGAAGACAGCGAGGAAGATGGAGACGAAGGTGCGGACGGTGACCGGGACGAGGACAGGAGCGAGAGACACgccg GTCGCAGTGTGCGTTTTGCAGATCTCGCAGCCGACGAGTCCCGGGAtggaaagaggaagaagaagcgAGTGGTGAAGAAGACGAAGGCCATCACTCCCCTGCAGGCCATGATGTTACGGATGGCAG GTCAGTCCATTccggaggaagatgaggaagaggaagtagAGGAGGAATACACGGACGAGTCGGATGGCTCCGACACTGAGGACCGGGGCCCGCCGGGGGACCCCCAGCCCCACATCATGCCCAACCAGCGCCTGCCCCCTCCTCCTGGGGCAGTGGGGCAGCAGGGACCTCCCCCCATGCAGGGCCCACCGATGACCGGGCCCCCTCCTCTAGGACCTCCGCCAGCTCCTCCAATGAGACCCCCCGGTCCGCCCTCTGGCCCGCCCCCGGCGCCACCTCCAG GCGCCCCTCCGTTCTTGAGGCCCCCTGGTATGCCTGGAGGGATCCGGGGCCCGATGCCTCGTCTCCTGCCCCCCGGTCCCCCACCYGGCCGACCACCCGGCCCTCCTCCGGGCCCCCCGCCCAGTCTCCCTCCAGGCCCTCCGCCGCGTGGACCACCTCCCAGACTACCTCCCCCAGGACCACCAG GtatcccccctcctcctccgaGAGCCGGAGGCCCCCCTCGCCCCATGGCGCCCCCCCTCTCCATGTTTCCTCCGCCTCTCAACTCCAACGTGCTCAGCGCCCCTCCCAGCATCTTGCCGAGGCAGAAGGCCCCCGGCTCCGGCCAGGACGGCCCACAGAGCAGCATGCCGCCGCCAGCCATGCCCATGCGGCCCGGCGTCATGCAGATGCCGCCTCCGCCCGGCACGGCCAGCAGCCACCACCACACGGCCACCATCGAGAAAAGAGCCAACATCACCTCTGCGGCGGCCGGAGGGGCGGCGGGCGCAGGGGGCGCCACCATCTCTGCCAAGCCTCAAATCATCAACCCCAAGGCGGAGGTCACCCGCTTCGTGCCGACGGCGCTGCGGGTGCGTAGGGACACGAGCGGGTCAATGCGGGGGCCGTCGACGGGGCCCCTGGAGAAAGCGGGCGGGGTTGCGGCAGGACGGAGGGGAGACGACGGGATGGGAGGACAGTGGCAGAAACAGCAGGTGGCTGCTCCTATGGGGTTGGTCAACCCGTCGCAAGTGGGGTCTGTTCCTCAGCCCAGCATGAAGACTAAAGACCAGGTTTATGAAGCATTCATGAGAGAGATGGAGGGACTGCTGTAA
- the ddx47 gene encoding putative ATP-dependent RNA helicase DDX47: protein MLWVRVSAAAQFRREDTLGRGSMEDRSPEQNTGVRPEESGSDDDEEQVNTGGSEEAVKTFKDLGVTEVLCEACDQLGWKSPTKIQVEAIPVALQGRDVIGLAETGSGKTGAFALPILQSLLASPQRLHTLVLTPTRELAFQISEQFEALGSSIGVKCAVIVGGIDMMSQSLVLAKKPHVVIATPGRLIDHLENTKGFSLRALKFLVMDEADRILNMDFETEVDKILKVIPRDRRTFLFSATMTKKVQKLQRAALKDPVKCAVSTKYSTVDKLQQYYVFIPSKYKDCYLVSILNELAGNSFMIFCSTCNNAQRVALMLRNLGITAIPLHGQMSQNKRLGALNKFKSKSRSVLLATDVASRGLDIPHVDCVINYDIPTHSKDYIHRVGRTARAGRSGKSITFVTQYDVELFQRIESLIGKKLPAFPTQEEEVMMLVERVSEAQRFARLEMKEQGEKRRRPKGGDGDGDEDDTEQASGVRKKVKGGPGGGKKRGGAAWRGGR, encoded by the exons ATGCTTTGGGTTCGCGTTTCCGCAGCTGCGCAGTTTAGACGGGAAGACACGTTGGGACGGGGAAGCATGGAGGACCGGAGTCCGGAGCAAAATACCGGTGTAAGGCCGGAGGAGTCTGGAAGCGACGATGATGAAGAACAGGTTAATACTGGAGGAAGTGAGGAGGCGGTGAAGACCTTCAAGGATCTG GGCGTTACCGAGGTTCTCTGTGAAGCTTGTGATCAGTTGGGATGGAAGAGTCCAACCAAGATCCAGGTGGAAGCTATTCCAGTAGCACTTCAAG GCAGAGATGTCATCGGCTTGGCAGAGACAGGTTCGGGTAAGACCGGTGCGTTCGCTCTGCCCATCCTCCAGTCTCTGCTGGCTTCACCTCAGCGGCTCCACACCCTGGTCCTCACCCCCACCAGAGAGCTGGCCTTCCAGATCTCTGAGCAGTTTGAGGCTCTGGGCTCCAGCATTGGGGTCAAATGTG CTGTGATTGTTGGAGGAATCGACATGATGTCCCAGTCGTTGGTGTTGGCAAAAAAGCCACATGTTGTTATTG ccactcCTGGTCGGCTGATCGACCACCTGGAGAACACAAAGGGCTTCTCCCTGCGAGCTCTGAAGTTCCTGGTCATGGACGAAGCAGACCGGATTCTCAATATGGACTTTGAGACTGAG gtgGACAAGATCCTGAAAGTCATTCCCAGAGACAGACGTACCTTCCTGTTCTCGGCCACCATGACCAAAAAA GTCCAGAAGCTCCAAAGAGCAGCTCTGAAGGATCCTGTAAAGTGCGCCGTATCCACAAAGTACTCCACAGTAGACAAGCTGCAGCAGTACTACGTCTTTATTCCATCCAAGTACAAG GACTGTTACCTCGTGTCCATCCTGAACGAGCTGGCCGGGAACTCCTTCATGATTTTCTGTAGCACTTGTAACAACGCCCAGCGGGTGGCGCTCATGTTGAGGAACCTGGGCATCACCGCCATCCCTCTTCACGGACAGATGAGTCAG AATAAACGTCTCGGCGCGCTCAACAAGTTCAAGTCCAAGTCGCGCTCCGTTCTCCTGGCAACGGATGTGGCGTCCAGAGGCCTGGACATCCCGCACGTCGACTGCGTCATCAACTACGACATCCCTACGCATTCAAAG GACTACATCCACAGAGTGGGGCGAACAGCCAGAGCGGGGCGGTCTGGGAAATCCATCACTTTTGTCACACA GTATGATGTGGAGCTTTTCCAGCGGATCGAAAGTTTGATCGGGAAGAAGCTGCCGGCGTTTCCCACACAAGAGGAGGAAGTGATGATGCTGGTGGAGAGAGTGAGCGAGGCTCAGAGATTTGCCCGGCTG GAAATGAAGGAACAGGGAGAGAAACGGAGGAGGCCCAAAGGTGGAGACGGAGACGGGGACGAGGACGACACGGAACAGGCGAGCGGAGTGAGGAAGAAAGTCAAGGGAGGGCCGGGCGGAGGGAAGAAGAGGGGCGGTGCAGCCTGGAGAGGAGGACGCTGA
- the LOC103468402 gene encoding envoplakin-like yields the protein MAKKTEYNVSKINKKDITELSEVIKRMQSNANQVEQNILRAEALLAEDQELQKKSKKVIHQQENSVNLRQAELLFKDLFVDADRAKKLKHPQASEIDNDVKNLHERWAKGCTTYRDLYKQLQNLDPKQKIDWGPVLQEKLERIQGEEYGPNLYDVEKQIAEHNILHQEIEAYGSQLQPSSAVSPEDYKAFKEKYDQVLESSKLRRKYLASLYEYMQSCTKELVYLSGQQERIINRDWSDRMVDPSGVRTEYEKFKLNGLMAHEEEVNKLQVEGSKLIEMDHPGTPTINTTMDRVHLEWQSFLNLCIAQEMHLENVDNYKKFQLDADRLAESLQKLNSTLDPKSLNNKSNPEILLALEGEEPSVKRNEQRVEDLRKLSGKVAPLKLRRTQPTKPTTVVSLCDWADENGSVERGQAMILKSNSDNKYWELQDSQGKTTSLPGACFEIPPPDPEALETLKSLDGKLADLKRRRAALMDSLKTPTVEVIRPKQAAVVNSEPEDPRVAELNTDIDKINKALARNEKEILNRLRTPLDNRAPMQSLEKRQQENEKSALAVRKLESDKSAIQREVDPILAKKPLGPTAAMLPLKLSAADNKIHNVNTLVDLYNKKATASMFLEKQLEKTEVTVSWFEQQLAKDGVILDQPDVLQNRTKKLESTYKDVVSKKEELNKLGKDLDLTKQACSPLQQRFSEYCPDVRRQESQVQLLKNRYANVKNQLQERVALLKKASNKNQEFNNVAQSLDFFLLNLPDNTVKPTDGVEEILTKENSQKKVVEDIEKKSGDLHQLKDLSKDLQAILNEYEIKSKTYHGTLNDNDDVDNEVYENGEENTYKATAPKKRLTSTLAQDVQRTEKDLLNRFAEISAKNNQQLSQMGTAKNITAMNEEKVSQVAVSQQLQLQTQQKNVEAADSLKKELEEEVNRRSHAENNLETYRKRFLSLKHRRGVERLEEKEVVQYYRDPKLEADLKSLKNRIQDEEFSRSRIQSEIELLNEKIVTVELQLTKVEPKLVTKVLTEYERDPKLDKEAAEIRDEMERIRTKLETRNTETVHVKSELTLLSQQKQKIREKVVKKEVVRLEKDPEMLKAVLTFQGDIAEEELRCKSLNDIIFGTRSQINTLERVIPSIEPKIVTKVVKQVQQAPELIDESHKIRMALEEEKDENVILKKGLTTLQLRFGELELLKPKVEVKEIVNEIYRVDPDTEIELVRLKKALQDLSQNRLDLENQIDSVTATLTTVCTQKPKVEYKEVTQEVIKEEKSPEVMRELQRLNNQVSRLQVNYDTTLELLTRLRKERDELKTEKSKVETKLLTKEVIKYENDPLLEKEADRLRRDVREEIHSRRSVEECLFELQNQYITLERQKPEEKIVTKEVIRLQKDPKQIVEHDKLNRNLDDEMKARRKLELEVRQLRALIEEKERDLAKMDDRQKKIKTESELRQIKTRILELENSPPPVEEKIIIEEVLKVERDPKLEKLTEGVRFDMEKESNNIDRLEREIRNLRLKLEILQKEKSIEKVVYREVVRVEKDPAVEAERDHLREIVAHERNLRRNQEDSLQSINSQINHINTSKSVTSQEETALITGRDALQREKEDLLRQLKALESERQTTSITFQQQSRLMSERNQMARQRSLKTSSEVQRLEKQILNEKDKIHQRETLIAELQNGIKSEDHSETHTRETNLSTRITILDPDTGKDLSPYDAYVQGVIDRNHYLQLAQLECDWEEVTSTTPDGDIMVLQDRKTGRQYSVKDALKDGRLTEYDVSRYKEGKMSISEFALLVTGEKPKPYIPPVTSKSPSRPISSSPLNSMSSPLKSSYGSLNTLRSSSNSLNNLTAATGDDYFPISGIFDTTTESRMSVRSALTRKLIDPDTGMRLLEAQSASGGIVDLGKKDKFSVHKAVEYNLIEPGHKNKLLNAQKAFTGVEDPVTKERLAVGQAAQKGYMPLENAKRYMEAQYLTGGLVDPNKAGRLSIEKALAGNLIDNTMANELKDEALHSKELVDPITKEKISYKQAMDRCKRDVTTGLLLLPAASTNATNAPSYSSYRF from the exons GAACGAATACAGGGAGAGGAGTACGGCCCCAACCTGTACGACGTAGAGAAGCAGATTGCGGAGCACAACATCCTGCACCAAGAGATTGAAGCCTACGGCAGCCAGCTGCAGCCCAGCTCCGCTGTTTCCCCG GAGGATTACAAAGCCTTCAAAGAGAAATACGACCAAGTTTTG GAGAGCTCCAAGCTCAGGCGCAAATACCTGGCATCTCTGTACGAGTACATGCAGAGCTGCACCAAGGAGCTGGTCTACCTCTCCGGTCAGCAGGAGAGGATCATCAACAGAGACTGGAGCGACCGCATGGTCGACCCGTCAGGAGTCCGCACCGAGTACGAG AAATTCAAACTGAATGGACTGATGGCGCATGAGGAGGAGGTCAACAAGCTCCAGGTGGAAGGATCCAAACTCATAGAGATGGACCACCCTGGCACCCCGACAATAAAT ACCACGATGGACAGAGTACATCTGGAGTGGCAGTCCTTCCTCAACCTGTGCATAGCGCAGGAAATGCACCTGGAGAACGTCGACAACTACAAGAAG TTCCAGCTGGACGCAGACAGGCTGGCCGAGTCTCTGCAGAAGCTCAACTCCACCTTGGATCCAAAGTCCCTGAACAACAAGAGCAACCCAGAGATCCTGCTGGCGCTGGAG GGTGAAGAACCGTCGGTGAAAAGGAACGAGCAGCGGGTGGAAGACCTCAGGAAGCTCAGCGGCAAGGTTGCCCCTCTGAAGCTGCGCCGGACCCAGCCGACCAAGCCSACCACCGTGGTGTCGCTGTGCGACTGGGCGGACGAAAAC GGGTCGGTGGAGCGTGGGCAGGCCATGATCCTGAAGTCCAACTCGGACAATAAGTACTGGGAGCTTCAGGACAGCCAGGGAAAGACCACCAGCCTCCCTGGGGCCTGTTTCGAAATCCCACCACCTGATCCAGAGGCTCTGGAGACTTTGAAAAG CCTCGACGGTAAGCTGGCAGACCTGAAGAGACGCAGGGCCGCGCTGATGGACTCCCTGAAGACCCCCACGGTGGAGGTGATCCGTCCCAAGCAGGCCG CTGTTGTTAACAGCGAGCCTGAGGATCCGAGAGTCGCAGAGCTCAACACTGACATAGATAAGATCAACAAAGCTCTGGCAAGGAACGAAAAAGAAATCCTGAACAGACTGAGAACCCCGCTGGACAACCGGGCCCCCATGCAGAGCTTGGAGAAAAGGCAGCAGGAGAACGAG AAATCTGCTCTGGCAGTCAGAAAGCTGGAGTCGGACAAGTCTGCCATCCAGAGGGAGGTGGATCCGATTCTGGCAAAGAAACCTCTGGGACCGACGGCCGCCATGCTGCCGCTCAAACTCAGCGCCGCCGACAACAAGATCCACAACGTCAACACGCTTGTTGATCTCTATAACAAAAA AGCAACCGCCTCCATGTTCCTGGAGAAGCAGCTGGAAAAGACCGAGGTCACCGTTTCCTGGTTTGAGCAGCAGCTAGCTAAAGACGGAGTCATCCTCGATCAGCCCGACGTCCTCCAGAACCGCACCAAGAAGCTGGAG AGCACGTACAAGGACGTTGTCTCGAAAAAAGAAGAGCTGAACAAGCTGGGCAAAGACCTGGACCTGACCAAGCAGGCGTGCAGCCCCCTGCAGCAAAGGTTCAGCGAGTACTGCCCCGATGTCCGCCGCCAGGAGAGTCAGGTGCAGCTCCTGAAGAACCGCTACGCAAACGTTAAGAATCAGCTCCAGGAGAG GGTGGCTCTCCTTAAAAAAGCATCCAACAAAAATCAGGAGTTTAATAACGTTGCTCAGTCGCTGGACTTTTTCTTGCTCAACTTGCCCGACAACACGGTGAAACCTACTGATGGTGTGGAAGAGATACTGACGAAGGAGAATTCCCAAAAG aaagtTGTGGAGGACATTGAGAAGAAGTCCGGGGATTTACACCAACTCAAGGACCTGTCCAAAGATCTGCAGgccattttaaat GAATatgaaataaagtcaaaaacatATCATGGAACTCTGAATGACAATGATGACGTTGACAATGAGGTCTATGAGAACGGCGAAGAGAACACGTACAAGGCAACGGCTCCAAAGAAACGTCTAACATCAACTCTGGCTCAAGACGTGCAAAGAACG GAGAAAGACCTGCTGAACCGCTTTGCTGAGATCTCAGCTAAAAACAACCAGCAGCTCAGTCAGATGGGGACAGCAAAGAACATCACTGCAATG aatgaagaaaaagtgAGTCAGGTGGCTGTTagtcagcagctgcagcttcagacCCAGCAGAAGAACGTGGAGGCAGCTGATAGTCTGAAGAAGGAATTGGAGGAAGAAGTCAACAGGCGTTCACATGCTGAGAATAACCTAGAAACCTACCGGAAGAGGTTTTTGTCTCTGAAGCACAGGAGAGGAGTGGAGAGGTTGGAGGAGAAAGAGGTGGTGCAGTATTACCGTGACCCAAAACTGGAGGCGGATCTCAAATCGCTGAAAAATCGCATCCAGGATGAAGAATTCAGTAGATCAAGAATCCAGTCCGAGATAGAACTGCTCAATGAGAAGATCGTCACAGTGGAACTGCAGCTGACAAAAGTGGAACCTAAACTTGTGACTAAGGTGCTCACCGAATATGAGAGAGACCCCAAACTTGACAAAGAGGCAGCTGAGATCAGAGATGAGATGGAGAGGATCCGGACCAAGCTTGAGACGAGAAATACTGAAACCGTCCATGTGAAATCTGAGCTCACGCTTCTCtcccagcagaaacaaaaaatcagGGAGAAGgttgtgaaaaaggaagtggTGAGATTAGAGAAAGACCCAGAGATGCTGAAAGCTGTTCTAACGTTCCAGGGTGACATTGCAGAGGAGGAACTGCGCTGCAAGTCTCTCAATGATATCATTTTTGGCACCAGGTCCCAGATTAACACGCTGGAGAGGGTCATTCCATCCATTGAACCCAAGATTGTCACCAAAGTCGTGAAACAAGTGCAGCAAGCTCCCGAACTGATAGATGAGTCACATAAAATCAGAATGGCTTTGGAAGAAGAGAAGGACGAGAATGTCATCCTGAAAAAGGGCCTCACCACCCTTCAGCTTCGCTTTGGCGAACTGGAGTTGCTCAAGCCCAAAGTGGAAGTCAAAGAGATTGTCAATGAGATCTACAGAGTGGATCCTGACACCGAGATCGAGCTGGTGCGTCTGAAGAAGGCACTGCAGGATTTGAGCCAGAACCGTTTAGACCTTGAGAACCAGATTGATTCGGTGACGGCAACCCTGACTACCGTATGCACCCAGAAACCCAAAGTGGAGTACAAGGAGGTGACCCAGGAGGTGATCAAAGAAGAGAAGAGCCCAGAGGTCATGAGGGAATTGCAAAGACTGAATAACCAAGTCTCCCGACTGCAAGTCAACTATGACACCACCTTGGAACTGCTAACACGCCTACGTAAGGAAAGAGatgaactgaaaactgaaaaatccaAAGTGGAGACGAAGCTTCTGACAAAAGAGGTCATCAAGTATGAAAACGATCCTCTTCTGGAAAAGGAGGCCGATAGACTTCGAAGAGATGTACGAGAGGAGATCCACAGTCGCCGAAGTGTGGAGGAATGTCTCTTTGAACTACAGAACCAATACATTACCCTTGAAAGACAGAAGCCAGAGGAAAAGATTGTCACCAAGGAGGTTATTCGCCTTCAGAAAGATCCCAAGCAGATTGTGGAGCATGACAAGTTGAACCGGAACTTGGATGATGAAATGAAGGCACGCAGAAAACTTGAACTGGAGGTCAGACAGCTGAGGGCGCTGattgaagaaaaagagagagatttgGCTAAGATGGACGACCGCCAGAAGAAGATCAAAACCGAGTCTGAACTTAGGCAGATCAAGACTCGCATTCTTGAACTGGAGAATTCTCCACCACCCGTTGAAGAGAAGATCATCATTGAGGAAGTCCTGAAGGTGGAGAGGGACCCCAAGCTGGAAAAACTCACCGAAGGTGTTCGTTTTGACATGGAGAAGGAGAGCAACAACATCGACCGTCTTGAGAGAGAAATTCGGAACCTCAGACTGAAGCTGGAgattctgcagaaggagaagtcCATTGAGAAGGTTGTTTACAGAGAAGTCGTTCGAGTAGAGAAAGACCCTGCAGTTGAAGCTGAGAGGGACCACCTCAGAGAGATTGTAGCCCATGAGAGGAATCTAAGACGAAATCAAGAAGACAGCCTCCAGAGCATAAACAGTCAAATAAACCATATAAACACATCAAAATCTGTGACTTCTCAGGAGGAGACAGCTCTCATTACTGGTAGGGATGCTctgcaaagagagaaggaaGATCTCCTCAGACAGCTTAAGGCACTGGAGTCTGAAAGACAAACCACCAGCATTACCTTCCAACAACAGTCCAGGTTGATGAGTGAGAGGAACCAGATGGCACGCCAGAGAAGTCTTAAAACTTCCTCCGAGGTCCAGCGGCTGGAGAAACAGATCCTGAAtgagaaagataaaatacacCAGAGGGAGACCCTCATTGCTGAGCTGCAGAACGGCATAAAATCAGAGGACCATTCAGAAACTCACACTAGAGAGACAAACCTCTCAACGAGGATCACCATCTTGGATCCAGACACTGGCAAAGACCTGTCTCCCTATGACGCCTACGTACAAGGAGTAATTGATAGAAACCACTACCTCCAACTGGCTCAACTGGAGTGCGATTGGGAGGAAGTCACGTCAACCACCCCAGATGGAGATATAATGGTTCTGCAAGATCGAAAAACTGGGAGGCAATACTCTGTCAAGGATGCGCTGAAGGACGGCCGTCTGACTGAGTACGACGTGAGCCGCTACAAGGAGGGTAAGATGTCTATCTCTGAGTTTGCCCTCCTTGTTACAGGAGAGAAGCCAAAACCTTACATTCCTCCAGTAACATCAAAATCCCCAAGCAGGCCTATCTCATCTTCCCCACTGAACTCCATGTCTTCGCCCTTGAAGTCTTCTTACGGCAGCCTGAACActctgcgcagcagcagcaacagcttaAACAACCTCACTGCTGCCACGGGGGATGATTATTTCCCAATCTCTGGCATATTTGACACCACTACTGAAAGCCGCATGTCTGTGAGAAGCGCGCTCACCCGCAAACTCATCGATCCAGACACGGGCATGAGGCTGCTGGAGGCGCAGTCAGCCTCCGGCGGGATTGTCGATCTGGGCAAAAAGGACAAATTCTCTGTCCACAAGGCAGTTGAGTACAACCTAATTGAGCCAGGCCACAAGAATAAGCTACTGAATGCCCAGAAGGCCTTCACTGGAGTCGAGGACCCTGTGACCAAAGAGCGCCTGGCAGTGGGTCAGGCAGCACAGAAAGGTTACATGCCCCTGGAGAACGCCAAGAGGTACATGGAGGCCCAGTACCTCACCGGTGGGTTGGTGGACCCCAATAAGGCAGGACGCCTATCCATTGAAAAGGCACTTGCAGGAAATCTGATTGACAACACAATGGCTAATGAGCTGAAAGACGAGGCTTTGCACTCCAAAGAGCTGGTAGACCCCATCACCAAGGAGAAGATCTCGTACAAGCAGGCTATGGATCGCTGCAAGAGAGACGTAACCACTGGgctcctgctgcttcctgcGGCCTCAACAAATGCTACAAATGCTCCATCCTACTCCAGCTACCGCTTTTAG
- the LOC103468403 gene encoding serotonin N-acetyltransferase-like: MMSVVGAQPFIKPMQTSPSVSPGIQRRHTLPASEVRPLNTQDAISVFEIEREAFISVSGECPLHLDEVRHFLTLCPELSMGWFEEGRLVAFIIGSLWDQDRLTSDALTLHKPCGSTVHIHVLAVHRTFRQQGKGPILMWRYLQYLRCLPNVRRAMLMCEDFLIPFYRKSGFKVLGRCAITVANLTFTEMWYPISGHAYMRRNSEAIRFPQHLLTLPLTKTDEQVDL, encoded by the exons ATGATGTCTGTGGTGGGCGCCCAGCCYTTCATCAAGCCAATGCAGACTTCACCTTCAGTTTCGCCCGGTATCCAGCGGAGACACACGCTACCAGCCAGCGAGGTGCGGCCGCTCAACACGCAGGACGCGATCAGCGTGTTTGAAATCGAGAGGGAGG CTTTCATCTCAGTATCAGGGGAGTGCCCGCTGCACCTGGATGAAGTGCGTCATTTCCTCACGTTGTGTCCAGAGCTGTCGATGGGCTGGTTCGAAGAGGGCCGCCTGGTGGCGTTCATCATCGGATCTTTGTGGGACCAGGACAGGCTCACCTCA GATGCGCTGACCCTCCACAAGCCCTGCGGCTCCACTGTCCATATCCACGTCCTGGCGGTCCATCGCACCTTCAGGCAGCAGGGCAAAGGCCCCATTCTGATGTGGCGCTACCTGCAGTACCTGCGCTGCCTGCCCAATGTGCGCCGAGCCATGCTGATGTGCGAGGACTTCCTCATCCCCTTCTACCGCAAGTCGGGCTTCAAGGTCCTGGGCCGCTGCGCCATCACCGTGGCCAACCTCACCTTCACCGAGATGTGGTACCCGATCAGCGGCCATGCGTACATGCGCCGCAACAGCGAGGCCATCCGGTTCCCCCAGCATCTGCTGACTCTCCCTCTGACAAAGACTGATGAGCAAGTCGATTTATGA